Proteins encoded within one genomic window of Theobroma cacao cultivar B97-61/B2 chromosome 7, Criollo_cocoa_genome_V2, whole genome shotgun sequence:
- the LOC18594883 gene encoding putative leucine-rich repeat receptor-like serine/threonine-protein kinase At2g24130, translating into MFDLSHNSFSGDIPNNLRDLRDLQVLNLQDNNLAHSPSSPKLSFLPSLAHYKDLRMLNFYDNPFIDGKLPISIGNLSISLEELDVSHCNIRGNIPREIGNLINLINLYIANNALIGTIPTTIERLEKLQRLFLDDNTLEGSIQFELCHLKNLGYLYLIGNKLSEPILECLGDIVSLRHLYLGFNEFANSIPSTFTRLIDILQPNLSSNFLSGALPIDIGRMYGSILELFGGLIGLEFLDLSRNNFFGIIPKSLQKLLHLKYLNVSYNRLRRKHSMQKIGRENSIGLAIWRRISYQELHQATNGFCDSKLLGAGSFGSIYQGTFLDGLNIVIKVFNLEVEGSFKSFGVECDFLRNIRHGNLVTIISNCYNVDFKALILEFMPNGSLEKWLYSHNYFPDILHRLNIMIDVASPFDYFYHGDFGIAKLLGEKDSKVQTITLATIGYMASEYETQGVVSIKNDAYSFGILLIETLTRKKPTDEITKEREHFAIKDCALSSLQLALECSKELPEEGIDMKNVVAKLKKIKIKFLKDLNR; encoded by the exons ATGTTTGACTTGTCACATAATTCATTTTCTGGAGATATTCCAAATAACCTTAGAGATCTAAGAGATCTTCAAGTGCTTAACTTACaagataataatttagctCACTCACCTTCATCCCCAAAATTGAGCTTTCTCCCTTCTTTAGCACATTACAAAGACTTGAgaatgttgaatttttatgatAATCCATTCATTGATGGTAAACTTCCTATCTCGATAGGAAATCTCTCTATTTCTCTAGAAGAATTAGATGTTTCACATTGCAACATTCGAGGCAACATTCCAAGAGAGATTGGCAACTTAATCAATTTGATCAACTTGTATATAGCTAACAACGCACTGATTGGAACTATTCCCACCACAATCGAAAGATTAGAAAAGTTGCAACGTCTCTTTCTTGACGACAATACGTTAGAAGGATCCATTCAGTTCGAGTTATGTCATCTGAAGAATTTAGGTTACTTGTATCTCATAGGTAACAAATTATCTGAACCAATACTAGAATGCTTGGGTGATATCGTTTCTCTTAGGCATCTATATTTGGGCTTCAATGAGTTTGCAAACTCAATACCCTCAACCTTCACAAGGCTTATAGATATCTTGCAACCAAATTTATCTTCCAATTTTCTTAGCGGGGCTCTCCCAATTGATATTGGAAG AATGTATGGGTCTATACTAGAGTTATTTGGTGGGCTGATAGGATTGGAATTCTTGGATTTATCAAGGAATAATTTCTTTGGAATTATTCCAAAGTCCTTACAAAAACTCTTGCATCTCAAGTATTTGAATGTCTCATACAATAGACT CCGAAGAAAGCATTCAATGCAAAAAATTGGTCGAGAAAATTCGATTGGTTTAGCAATTTGGAGAAGAATTTCATACCAAGAGCTTCATCAAGCCACAAATGGATTTTGTGATAGCAAATTACTTGGTGCGGGGAGTTTTGGCTCAATATACCAAGGTACGTTTTTAGATGGACTGAACATAGTCATAAAAGTCTTTAATTTGGAGGTAGAAGGATCATTTAAAAGCTTTGGCGTTGAATGCGACTTCTTGCGCAACATTCGCCACGGCAATTTAGTCACAATCATCAGTAATTGCTACAATGTTGATTTTAAAGCCTTGATACTTGAGTTCATGCCTAATGGAAGCCTAGAGAAGTGGTTGTATTCTCATAACTACTTTCCTGATATCTTGCATAGGTTGAACATTATGATTGATGTGGCATCTCCATTTGATTACTTCTATCACG GTGATTTTGGCATTGCAAAGCTGTTAGGTGAAAAAGATTCAAAGGTACAAACCATAACACTAGCAACAATTGGGTATATGGCATCAG AATACGAAACACAAGGAGTTGTTTCCATAAAAAACGATGCGTACAGTTTTGGTATTCTTCTAATTGAAACcttaacaagaaaaaagcCCACAGATGAAAT TACCAAGGAGCGAGAACATTTTGCAATAAAGGATTGTGCATTGTCTAGTTTGCAATTAGCGTTAGAATGTTCAAAAGAGTTGCCAGAAGAGGGGATTGACATGAAAAATGTTGTTGCTAAGCTGAAGAAGatcaaaatcaagtttttGAAGGATTTGAATAGGTAG